Proteins encoded together in one Thermomonospora curvata DSM 43183 window:
- a CDS encoding YggS family pyridoxal phosphate-dependent enzyme, with translation MDHASSAAAAGIEARRRELAANLDKVRRRIAAACAAAGRDPEQITLIAVTKTFPASDVRLLAGLGVAHVGENRDQEAAPKAAQCADLPLTWHFVGQLQTNKARSVARYADVVHSVDRSRLVSALSAGALRAGRTLRCLVQVSLEEHAEGRGGAAPERVPELAAQIASAEGLELGGVMAVAPLGADPAPAFERLAQVAAELRAEHPAATIISAGMSGDLEQAIACGATHLRIGTALLGGRNAIVR, from the coding sequence GTGGACCACGCATCCTCGGCCGCCGCGGCGGGGATCGAGGCCCGCCGCCGGGAACTGGCGGCCAATCTCGACAAGGTTCGCCGGCGCATCGCCGCGGCCTGCGCCGCGGCGGGGCGGGACCCCGAGCAGATCACTTTGATCGCGGTCACCAAGACCTTCCCGGCCTCCGACGTGCGCCTGCTGGCCGGGCTCGGGGTCGCCCACGTGGGGGAGAACCGCGACCAGGAGGCCGCGCCCAAGGCCGCCCAATGCGCAGACCTTCCGTTGACCTGGCATTTCGTGGGTCAGCTGCAGACCAACAAAGCGCGTTCGGTGGCCCGTTACGCCGATGTGGTCCACTCCGTGGACCGTTCCCGGCTGGTGTCGGCGCTGTCGGCCGGCGCGCTGCGGGCCGGCCGGACGCTGCGCTGCCTGGTGCAGGTGTCGCTGGAAGAACACGCCGAGGGCCGGGGCGGCGCCGCTCCTGAGCGGGTGCCGGAACTGGCCGCGCAGATCGCCTCGGCCGAAGGGCTGGAACTGGGCGGGGTGATGGCCGTGGCGCCGCTCGGCGCCGACCCCGCCCCGGCCTTCGAACGCCTGGCACAGGTCGCCGCCGAGCTGCGCGCCGAGCATCCCGCCGCCACGATCATCTCCGCCGGGATGAGCGGGGATCTGGAACAGGCGATCGCGTGCGGAGCGACACACCTGCGGATCGGTACGGCGTTGCTCGGCGGCAGGAACGCAATCGTCAGGTAA